One window of Candidatus Eremiobacterota bacterium genomic DNA carries:
- the coaD gene encoding pantetheine-phosphate adenylyltransferase has product MGYAVYPGSFDPITMGHLNIIERSSAVFEKVIVAVLINPQKTPLFTLEERVAMISKSVEGIPRVEVETFSGLLVKFLEKKNASIIVKGLRAISDFEFEFSMALMNRRLNPGIETMFLMTEDRYAFLSSSKIKEIYALGGTAKGFVPECVEPYLMTKYAMPGLMPGGQEIEKD; this is encoded by the coding sequence ATGGGCTACGCCGTCTATCCGGGAAGCTTTGATCCCATCACCATGGGGCATCTTAACATCATTGAGCGCTCCTCAGCGGTCTTCGAAAAAGTGATCGTGGCAGTCCTTATCAATCCTCAGAAAACCCCCCTCTTCACCCTTGAAGAAAGAGTCGCCATGATAAGCAAATCGGTAGAAGGAATTCCCCGCGTGGAAGTTGAAACCTTTTCCGGGCTTCTCGTGAAGTTTCTTGAGAAGAAAAACGCCTCAATAATAGTAAAAGGTTTAAGGGCAATTTCGGATTTTGAATTTGAATTCTCCATGGCCCTTATGAACAGGAGGCTCAACCCCGGCATCGAGACCATGTTTCTGATGACCGAGGACAGGTACGCCTTCCTGAGTTCAAGCAAGATTAAGGAGATTTATGCACTGGGGGGGACTGCAAAGGGCTTTGTACCGGAATGCGTTGAACCGTACCTCATGACAAAGTACGCGATGCCAGGCCTAATGCCTGGAGGCCAGGAGATTGAGAAGGATTGA
- a CDS encoding tetratricopeptide repeat protein has product MHLRKKYIPLLFRWSAFLSMFLIFSLIMAFPLAEQNFLRADGLMALGLMDQAAEHYNRALLLAPRFDQAYSMLAWIYELRHDDKRAAAVYEKGIARHSGDEMIFLHYIVFLWKMGDNDKALEVCRHAYADFPEVSTVQRVYANALEKAGRDREAIEIWKKFAEDHPGDPSVREKLRKREGKGGL; this is encoded by the coding sequence ATGCACCTGAGAAAGAAATATATTCCTCTTCTCTTCCGGTGGAGCGCCTTTCTGAGCATGTTCCTGATATTTTCCCTCATCATGGCCTTTCCTCTGGCGGAGCAGAATTTTCTGAGAGCTGATGGATTAATGGCTCTGGGGCTCATGGATCAGGCCGCTGAGCATTATAACAGGGCACTCCTCCTTGCTCCCCGTTTTGATCAGGCATACAGCATGCTGGCCTGGATATATGAATTAAGGCACGATGACAAAAGGGCCGCCGCAGTCTATGAAAAGGGAATTGCCCGCCATTCTGGCGATGAGATGATATTTCTCCATTATATCGTGTTTCTCTGGAAGATGGGCGACAATGACAAGGCACTGGAGGTATGCCGCCACGCCTATGCTGATTTTCCCGAGGTGTCCACTGTCCAGAGAGTTTACGCCAATGCCCTTGAAAAGGCAGGGCGGGATCGTGAGGCCATTGAAATATGGAAGAAATTCGCAGAAGACCATCCCGGCGACCCTTCGGTCCGGGAGAAATTAAGGAAGAGGGAGGGGAAAGGCGGTCTTTAA
- a CDS encoding HD domain-containing phosphohydrolase — MDSISPQGEGDQLDSIHLATLLEVERTFNSSLEIDEVLNAVMDKVIELMKAERGFIMLLEKENQLVVKVARNIEKHTIKSEDFKVSSNIIQKVVKEKKPILSSNAMDDPRFDSFGSVSLHSIRSILCIPMINKERVIGVIYVDNRVKTGVFKKGDLQLLSAISYHAATAVENARLYGNLKNAVKALANAIEARDTYTRGHVERVCRYSLEIANELHLSKHDLNEIEISSILHDVGKIGVPDTILKKPGPFTPEEREIMEKHTIQGKAIVEPIDLSQKVKDGILYHQERYDGNGYPNKLKGEDIPLFARILGVADAYDAMRSDRPYRKKLPREVAIAELKKYNGIQFDPVIVEAFMRVLQRNSTD, encoded by the coding sequence ATGGATTCTATATCACCCCAGGGTGAAGGCGATCAGCTTGACAGCATACATCTTGCCACGCTTCTTGAAGTAGAGAGAACCTTTAATTCATCGCTGGAAATAGACGAGGTTCTCAACGCCGTAATGGATAAGGTAATTGAACTCATGAAAGCCGAGAGAGGCTTCATCATGCTTCTGGAAAAGGAAAACCAGCTTGTGGTGAAGGTGGCGCGCAATATTGAAAAGCATACGATAAAGAGCGAAGACTTCAAGGTGTCGAGCAACATCATCCAGAAAGTAGTCAAGGAGAAAAAGCCCATCCTGAGCTCAAACGCCATGGACGACCCGAGGTTCGACTCCTTCGGGAGCGTGTCTCTTCACTCAATCCGCTCAATACTCTGCATTCCCATGATTAACAAGGAGAGAGTAATCGGAGTTATCTATGTGGACAACAGGGTGAAGACGGGTGTATTCAAGAAGGGCGATCTCCAGCTTCTCTCTGCCATATCATACCATGCCGCCACTGCTGTTGAGAACGCGCGCCTTTATGGAAACCTCAAGAACGCCGTAAAAGCGCTGGCAAATGCCATTGAGGCCCGTGACACCTATACAAGGGGCCACGTGGAGAGGGTCTGCCGCTATTCCCTGGAGATTGCCAACGAACTCCACCTCTCCAAACATGATCTCAATGAAATCGAGATATCGAGCATCCTCCATGACGTAGGCAAGATTGGGGTGCCCGACACGATCCTCAAGAAGCCGGGACCCTTCACCCCTGAAGAGAGAGAGATCATGGAAAAGCACACCATACAGGGGAAGGCAATCGTCGAGCCAATCGATCTCTCACAGAAGGTCAAGGACGGGATCCTTTACCACCAGGAGCGTTACGATGGAAACGGCTATCCCAACAAGCTCAAGGGAGAGGATATCCCCCTCTTCGCGAGGATACTTGGCGTTGCAGACGCTTACGATGCGATGCGCAGCGACAGGCCTTACAGGAAAAAGCTGCCCAGGGAGGTTGCCATCGCTGAGCTGAAAAAATACAACGGCATCCAGTTTGATCCGGTCATAGTTGAAGCTTTTATGAGGGTTCTGCAGAGAAACTCCACAGACTGA
- a CDS encoding cyclic nucleotide-binding domain-containing protein yields MRSKIDILRNYRLFREVSDGQLRVIASVLREREAKKGETILEENTPGHEMYILVEGRVEVSHTLTLKTGKNTFADKDKSLNTLCSEYHCFFGEIALVDPTATRTATVTALTDCRFLVIERQDFERICESDFRLGYLLVRNIAEEICGRLKKTENDLLKITTAFSIALSR; encoded by the coding sequence GTGAGAAGCAAAATTGACATTCTCAGGAATTACCGGCTCTTCCGCGAAGTGTCCGACGGGCAGCTCCGCGTCATTGCCTCGGTGCTCAGGGAGCGGGAGGCGAAAAAGGGCGAGACCATCCTGGAGGAGAACACTCCGGGCCATGAGATGTATATCCTCGTCGAGGGAAGAGTGGAAGTATCCCATACGCTCACCCTGAAAACAGGAAAGAACACCTTTGCCGACAAGGACAAGTCTCTCAACACTCTCTGCAGCGAATACCATTGTTTCTTCGGCGAGATTGCCCTTGTGGACCCTACGGCCACCAGGACGGCAACGGTGACCGCCCTCACTGACTGCAGGTTCCTGGTCATTGAAAGGCAGGATTTTGAGCGGATTTGCGAGAGTGATTTCCGCCTCGGCTATCTCCTGGTAAGAAACATTGCCGAGGAGATCTGCGGGAGGCTTAAGAAGACGGAGAATGATCTCCTCAAAATCACCACGGCCTTCTCAATCGCCCTCAGCCGATGA
- the rsmD gene encoding 16S rRNA (guanine(966)-N(2))-methyltransferase RsmD encodes MYVIAGSLKGIRLRTQAEPDIRPTSQKVKEALFNILMEEIQESLFLDLFAGFGTIGIEALSRGARHAIFMEKSRKALALLRENLKNAGLSGRSQILEGDATRSIARYEGPPFGIIYMDPPYHFLSHEKVLQALVEKNMVAPGGVIIVEHYHKQAVSSPEPSLICTRREKYGQTLLSFFRA; translated from the coding sequence ATGTATGTTATCGCAGGCTCATTGAAGGGAATCCGCCTCAGGACACAGGCAGAGCCCGACATCAGGCCCACCTCTCAGAAAGTGAAAGAAGCCCTCTTCAATATTCTCATGGAAGAGATCCAGGAAAGCCTCTTTCTCGACCTCTTCGCGGGATTCGGCACTATCGGCATTGAAGCCCTCAGCCGTGGTGCCCGCCACGCCATATTCATGGAAAAGAGCAGGAAGGCTCTCGCGCTGCTCAGGGAGAACCTGAAGAATGCCGGGCTCTCCGGGAGATCACAGATTCTGGAAGGCGATGCGACAAGAAGCATAGCGCGCTATGAAGGCCCCCCCTTCGGCATAATCTACATGGACCCTCCCTACCACTTCCTCTCCCATGAAAAGGTGTTGCAGGCTCTCGTGGAGAAAAATATGGTGGCGCCTGGCGGGGTAATTATCGTGGAGCACTATCACAAGCAGGCGGTTTCCTCTCCCGAGCCGAGTCTTATCTGCACCCGGCGGGAAAAATATGGACAGACCCTGCTATCCTTTTTCAGGGCATAA
- a CDS encoding CPBP family intramembrane glutamic endopeptidase, producing the protein MFLLFAMQCAVLVIAVVWGLCRRVFWWNSLVPSLSLLWGVLLGFALALLNLLLYTGGRRVKSLHIEWIFENLYFPLFGSSGFAGILAIAALSGFCEEALFRGVLQQEWGIVAASACFGALHMGHRRLIFAGIWTALLGGLLGYSYSMTGNLLVPMAAHGISNLAGLLYVRYCYRPSSASSAEGD; encoded by the coding sequence TTGTTTCTGCTCTTTGCGATGCAGTGCGCCGTGCTTGTGATAGCCGTCGTATGGGGCCTGTGCCGTCGCGTCTTCTGGTGGAACTCCCTTGTTCCCTCTCTGTCACTGCTGTGGGGAGTGCTCCTGGGATTTGCCCTGGCGCTTCTCAACCTTCTGCTCTACACGGGAGGGAGGAGAGTCAAAAGCCTCCATATTGAGTGGATTTTTGAGAACCTCTACTTCCCTTTGTTCGGTAGCTCTGGCTTTGCCGGGATCCTCGCCATTGCGGCTCTCTCAGGCTTCTGTGAAGAGGCCCTTTTCAGGGGCGTGCTCCAGCAGGAGTGGGGTATCGTGGCGGCGAGCGCCTGCTTCGGAGCGCTCCACATGGGCCACCGCAGGCTCATCTTCGCGGGGATATGGACAGCCCTGCTTGGCGGACTGCTGGGATATTCCTATAGTATGACAGGAAATCTCCTCGTTCCTATGGCTGCCCATGGGATCAGCAACCTGGCGGGGCTTCTTTACGTGAGGTATTGCTACAGGCCGTCCTCTGCCTCATCGGCTGAGGGCGATTGA
- a CDS encoding ion channel, whose amino-acid sequence MNPPGGPQRTDTRNRKELRRTKALAALRQLAMALRREKVHRLLLICLVILAIGALGFYFFEIMPAKDPTVYGTTLVERMGSSLWWSCVTLCTVGYGDIAPKSLGGRTVGIFVMFAGIVVMSLITAIIASVLVERKIREEKGLESVSQVNHLVMCGWNENAAEVLLAIKQSKEAPKTVVLINDLEEEKINEIKYRFREDLDISFIKGDFVNESVLERANIPEAHSAIILSDTSSRQDRAKADERAILATLAIKHIQEKVRVTAELIDRENEAHLRRARADEIVIRGQYASFFIANSALSPGILSVMGGLLSLDQKHQILKIEIPQRFIGQKFRQTFEYVRDDLGAILFGIISVSKGMRIGDLLTDDLSAIDLFIKRKFEEAGTDLGASDDQVEVMINPPDDYKIRENDFAVVIYSQTDKEKPR is encoded by the coding sequence ATGAACCCGCCGGGGGGGCCGCAGCGAACAGACACACGGAACAGGAAGGAACTCCGAAGGACAAAAGCCCTTGCGGCGCTCCGCCAGCTGGCAATGGCTCTCAGGCGGGAAAAGGTCCACAGGCTTCTGCTCATCTGCCTGGTAATTCTTGCCATAGGCGCCCTGGGGTTTTATTTCTTTGAGATCATGCCTGCCAAAGACCCCACGGTGTATGGAACTACGCTTGTTGAAAGAATGGGCAGCTCGCTGTGGTGGTCCTGTGTCACCCTCTGCACGGTGGGCTACGGCGATATCGCCCCCAAGTCACTTGGAGGCCGCACCGTCGGCATATTTGTAATGTTTGCGGGAATTGTGGTAATGTCCCTCATTACCGCCATCATCGCGTCGGTCCTTGTGGAGAGAAAAATCAGGGAGGAGAAGGGCTTGGAAAGCGTCAGTCAGGTAAACCATCTGGTGATGTGCGGGTGGAACGAAAACGCCGCAGAGGTGCTTCTTGCCATCAAGCAGTCGAAGGAGGCTCCCAAGACCGTCGTCCTCATCAACGATCTTGAAGAGGAGAAGATAAACGAGATAAAATACCGCTTCCGTGAGGACCTGGATATCTCCTTCATCAAGGGGGACTTTGTGAATGAGAGTGTCCTTGAGAGAGCCAACATCCCTGAAGCCCACTCGGCCATCATCCTCTCAGATACATCCAGCAGGCAGGACCGCGCCAAGGCTGATGAAAGGGCCATCCTGGCAACCCTTGCAATAAAGCATATCCAGGAGAAGGTGAGAGTCACGGCGGAGCTCATAGACCGCGAGAACGAGGCGCATCTGAGAAGGGCCCGTGCCGATGAGATAGTGATCAGGGGGCAGTACGCAAGCTTCTTTATCGCGAACTCAGCTCTCTCCCCCGGCATTCTCTCGGTGATGGGAGGGCTTTTGAGCCTTGATCAGAAGCATCAGATCCTCAAGATCGAGATTCCCCAGAGATTCATCGGGCAGAAATTCAGGCAGACCTTCGAATACGTCCGTGACGACCTCGGGGCCATTCTTTTCGGGATAATCTCCGTGTCGAAAGGGATGCGCATAGGCGATCTTCTCACCGACGATCTCTCTGCCATTGATCTGTTCATCAAGAGGAAGTTTGAGGAGGCCGGCACAGACCTTGGCGCCTCCGACGATCAGGTGGAGGTCATGATCAACCCTCCTGACGATTACAAGATCAGGGAAAACGACTTTGCCGTAGTGATATATTCCCAGACCGACAAGGAAAAACCCAGGTGA
- a CDS encoding STAS domain-containing protein, which yields MTNLISEKEVLSENSQLIRLSGELDIHSAPLFKDEVLSSITGGCLHIIIDLDDLLFLDSRGLGTFIAISRLLKDRQGTLKLICSNDAILRIFTRTGLNEIFQMFDSREAALSVPSLKTV from the coding sequence ATGACCAATCTTATCAGCGAGAAAGAGGTACTCTCCGAGAATTCCCAGCTCATCAGGCTCTCAGGAGAACTTGACATTCACAGCGCTCCTCTGTTCAAGGACGAGGTGCTCTCCAGCATTACCGGAGGCTGCCTGCATATAATAATAGACCTTGATGACCTTCTTTTCCTCGACAGCAGGGGCCTGGGCACCTTCATTGCCATATCGCGTCTTCTCAAGGACCGCCAGGGCACCCTGAAGCTCATATGCTCCAATGATGCCATCCTGAGGATTTTCACCAGGACGGGGCTGAACGAGATTTTCCAGATGTTTGACTCCAGGGAGGCCGCTCTCAGCGTGCCATCGCTGAAAACTGTTTAA
- a CDS encoding S8 family peptidase, which yields MDRIGPGNADFIKNAASSGSAPQAPLKEKGEKASSDPLDQLDLTRLQGKEKIELIIESGDKASLDKIKKAIVEQNPQNKIKADLPLINAFSVELAPDSLGVLPELSKITGDVSVFLDGRITIPDPIIEKPGEVGALMDVATKTMNLDKVWERGFTGKDVVICVIDTGIAPHPDLKEKIIGFQDMVAGKTEAYDDQGHGTHCSGIAAGTGQASENGKFKGAAPDAKLVGVKVLDGNGSGSFTDVIKGIQWAVENKDKYKINVISMSLGGPVSQSAKKDPVAQAVEKAVEAGIITVVAAGNSGPGKETIGTPANAEHVITVGALDDKGTVEREDDGIAYFSSRGPTKYDKLVKPDIVTPGVKITAADATSEGYVTMSGTSMATPFAAGVMALAVQAKPDITPEELKTLAMGSADKLKDPKIDENTQGKGVLDPLEIINTLAPPESQPA from the coding sequence ATGGATAGAATTGGACCCGGCAACGCAGATTTCATAAAGAACGCCGCCTCTTCAGGCTCTGCACCCCAGGCACCGCTCAAGGAGAAAGGGGAGAAAGCATCATCTGATCCCCTCGATCAGCTTGATCTCACCAGGCTCCAGGGGAAGGAAAAAATAGAGCTTATCATCGAGTCCGGTGACAAAGCCTCCCTTGACAAGATAAAGAAAGCCATTGTCGAACAGAATCCCCAGAACAAGATAAAGGCAGATCTTCCCCTCATCAACGCTTTCTCCGTGGAGCTCGCGCCCGATTCTCTCGGCGTCCTCCCCGAGCTCAGTAAAATCACCGGTGACGTGAGCGTCTTCCTTGACGGGAGAATCACCATACCGGATCCCATCATCGAAAAGCCGGGCGAAGTGGGCGCCCTTATGGACGTGGCGACAAAGACCATGAATCTTGACAAGGTGTGGGAGAGAGGCTTCACCGGCAAGGACGTGGTAATCTGCGTCATTGACACCGGCATCGCACCCCATCCCGACCTCAAGGAAAAGATTATCGGCTTCCAGGACATGGTGGCGGGAAAAACCGAGGCATACGATGACCAGGGCCATGGCACCCACTGTTCCGGTATTGCCGCAGGCACCGGCCAGGCATCGGAAAATGGCAAATTCAAAGGTGCCGCACCCGATGCCAAGCTTGTGGGCGTCAAGGTTCTCGATGGAAACGGCTCAGGAAGCTTCACCGATGTCATCAAGGGCATCCAGTGGGCTGTAGAAAACAAGGACAAGTATAAAATCAACGTGATCAGCATGTCCCTTGGCGGGCCCGTTTCCCAGTCCGCCAAGAAGGATCCCGTTGCCCAGGCCGTCGAAAAGGCCGTTGAAGCAGGAATCATCACGGTGGTAGCCGCAGGCAACTCAGGGCCCGGGAAAGAAACCATCGGCACTCCCGCCAATGCAGAGCATGTCATCACCGTGGGCGCACTTGACGACAAGGGCACCGTAGAAAGAGAAGATGACGGTATCGCCTATTTCTCAAGCCGCGGCCCCACGAAATACGACAAGCTCGTAAAGCCCGACATCGTGACGCCGGGGGTCAAGATCACTGCAGCCGACGCCACCAGCGAAGGTTATGTGACCATGTCCGGCACCTCAATGGCAACTCCCTTTGCCGCAGGAGTGATGGCCCTTGCCGTGCAGGCAAAGCCCGATATCACGCCCGAAGAGCTGAAGACCCTCGCCATGGGCTCTGCCGACAAGCTCAAGGATCCCAAGATTGACGAAAATACCCAGGGCAAGGGCGTTCTTGATCCCCTTGAGATAATCAACACCCTTGCACCGCCTGAAAGCCAGCCGGCATAA
- a CDS encoding YkgJ family cysteine cluster protein encodes MHLHDTATLEFHSTELYVKSEGDGGEISRIRFRYNEHKHLRNMAQALAQEAVTLFDGELFFDVCGRCGKCCREREILLSSHDIQRISLFFDAMPETEFRETFTLPAVTWNACDGLVKKKGGACAFLETTAGSRHRCAIYPVRPFSCESIPSTMALCDKRPEFLIPLIEMIACSGDETTVTLIDGRAIAKDTREGPIAPLLGKAREYIGSINESEVNRYDRIICSIQLLIEELGRDFAQQYGKEKLMKRYDELEGLINDLDCIETDNPKRQDTLAALLKKAESMKKSRLDPRPLEDTSLTAECRDCPGASRDDHLIRLFPENLIITEKAHGSHPVISISYKSRLSLLLAVREFISSLLAAVSRTNLESLCHLEPDCNLCGECCRIFHVEITPPDIERIADHKGLTMGEVRERFMEPGKFSWNRENALLKATVREGKVRDCIFLGQKSEGVFLCEIYEARPQICRSYSSSNRLCARKSLAEKAHIHLSTVISLDICDETAFLTTYQTYSKKQKPFAFKLGSDGRCAGAYTMLKSEITALLGE; translated from the coding sequence ATGCATCTTCATGATACCGCCACACTTGAATTCCATTCCACGGAGCTCTATGTGAAATCGGAGGGGGACGGAGGCGAAATCTCCAGGATCCGGTTCCGGTACAATGAACATAAGCACCTGAGGAACATGGCACAGGCTCTGGCACAGGAGGCGGTCACCCTCTTTGACGGCGAGCTGTTCTTTGATGTCTGCGGCCGATGCGGAAAGTGCTGCAGGGAGAGAGAGATTCTTCTCAGCTCCCACGATATCCAACGCATCTCGCTCTTTTTTGATGCAATGCCTGAAACTGAATTCCGGGAGACTTTCACTCTTCCTGCCGTCACATGGAATGCCTGTGACGGACTGGTGAAAAAAAAGGGGGGGGCCTGCGCCTTTCTGGAAACCACCGCCGGCTCAAGGCACCGGTGCGCCATCTACCCTGTGCGCCCCTTTTCATGCGAGTCCATTCCCTCCACCATGGCACTCTGTGACAAGAGACCTGAATTCCTTATCCCCCTCATCGAGATGATAGCCTGCAGCGGTGATGAGACCACAGTAACCCTCATCGACGGGAGAGCGATAGCCAAGGATACAAGAGAGGGACCCATAGCCCCCCTCCTCGGGAAAGCAAGGGAATATATTGGAAGCATCAATGAATCTGAAGTGAATCGCTATGACCGCATCATCTGCTCCATTCAGCTCCTTATAGAGGAGCTCGGGCGGGATTTTGCTCAACAGTATGGGAAGGAAAAGCTCATGAAACGCTATGATGAGCTCGAGGGACTCATCAATGATCTGGACTGTATTGAAACAGATAACCCGAAGCGCCAGGATACGCTTGCGGCACTCCTCAAGAAAGCGGAATCAATGAAGAAGAGTCGCCTGGATCCCCGCCCCTTGGAAGACACCTCGCTGACGGCAGAATGCAGAGACTGTCCCGGAGCATCCCGCGATGACCACCTGATAAGGCTCTTCCCGGAAAACCTCATCATCACGGAGAAAGCACACGGCTCCCACCCGGTGATATCGATAAGCTATAAGAGCCGCCTCTCTCTTCTTCTCGCCGTGCGCGAATTCATCTCATCTCTCCTTGCCGCAGTGAGCCGGACGAACCTCGAGTCGCTTTGCCACCTCGAGCCCGACTGCAACCTATGCGGCGAATGCTGCCGCATATTTCACGTCGAAATCACCCCTCCCGATATCGAGAGGATTGCCGACCACAAGGGCCTTACCATGGGGGAGGTCCGTGAGCGTTTCATGGAGCCGGGGAAATTCTCCTGGAACAGGGAAAACGCTCTGCTGAAAGCAACAGTCCGTGAGGGAAAAGTGCGGGACTGCATTTTCCTCGGGCAAAAATCTGAAGGCGTCTTTCTTTGTGAAATCTATGAGGCACGACCTCAGATATGCAGGAGCTATTCATCATCAAACAGGCTCTGCGCGAGAAAAAGCCTTGCCGAAAAGGCCCATATTCATCTGAGCACCGTGATCTCGCTTGATATCTGCGACGAAACAGCCTTTCTTACCACGTATCAGACCTACAGCAAGAAACAAAAGCCCTTTGCATTCAAGCTTGGCAGTGACGGCAGATGCGCCGGGGCCTATACCATGCTCAAGAGCGAAATCACGGCTCTCCTCGGTGAATGA
- a CDS encoding peptidoglycan DD-metalloendopeptidase family protein, with amino-acid sequence MDKFFRLVLLAALITCFAGARHCVMARNKAFTGATLAYSVKPAPTDLEDYLRLMQKVDPYAVISGWFWDWRSISLYRQNPGYHLGYDIALPAGTPVPAGWGGKVTGIASWTSSEWGISVVTSQGYTVTYGHLSPRVSAGDLVGPGTIVGTVVIDHVDIKIKDLAGNFIDFGKTSGLLPVDDAVAYMALKNYYSLPHASTVISLKAKKEEIARLRQTISILEDYLEIELEAYEEGKRHLEEMKRLLEEELISRNSLTEETDKVRESSLKTSSLRNRLALQKKRIALLQRETGITSPQKSKAEGHEKLQPSGKCSALTLTRIEEARKKSELFEKLYSEGAVSRKELEDAKKEYKRVQLEALLEEK; translated from the coding sequence ATGGATAAGTTTTTCCGCCTAGTGCTTCTTGCAGCACTCATCACGTGCTTCGCAGGTGCCCGCCACTGTGTCATGGCCCGCAATAAGGCTTTCACAGGAGCCACCCTCGCTTATTCAGTGAAACCGGCTCCCACGGACCTTGAGGATTACCTCCGCCTCATGCAGAAGGTTGATCCCTATGCCGTCATAAGCGGATGGTTCTGGGACTGGAGAAGCATCTCCCTCTACCGCCAGAACCCCGGTTACCATCTCGGGTATGACATAGCGCTCCCTGCGGGAACCCCCGTTCCGGCAGGATGGGGCGGAAAGGTTACCGGTATCGCCTCCTGGACTTCAAGTGAATGGGGAATCTCCGTGGTCACCTCCCAGGGTTACACCGTCACCTATGGCCACCTCTCGCCGAGGGTTTCCGCCGGTGACCTTGTCGGTCCGGGGACCATCGTGGGAACTGTGGTGATTGATCACGTCGATATCAAAATCAAGGATCTCGCGGGGAATTTCATCGACTTCGGCAAGACAAGCGGCCTTCTCCCCGTTGATGATGCCGTGGCTTACATGGCGCTCAAGAACTATTACAGCCTCCCCCATGCCTCCACGGTAATCTCCCTGAAAGCAAAAAAGGAGGAGATTGCGCGGCTCAGGCAGACCATCAGCATCCTGGAAGACTACCTGGAGATAGAGCTCGAGGCTTACGAGGAAGGCAAGCGCCACCTCGAGGAGATGAAGAGGCTCCTTGAAGAGGAGCTTATCAGCAGGAACAGCCTCACGGAAGAAACCGACAAGGTCCGTGAGAGCTCACTGAAGACGTCAAGCCTCAGAAACCGCCTTGCCCTCCAGAAAAAACGCATTGCCCTCCTCCAGCGGGAGACCGGCATCACAAGCCCTCAAAAATCCAAAGCCGAAGGCCATGAAAAGCTCCAGCCCAGCGGGAAATGCAGCGCTCTCACTCTCACCCGCATCGAGGAGGCCAGAAAGAAGAGCGAGCTCTTCGAGAAGCTTTACAGCGAGGGAGCTGTCTCAAGAAAAGAGCTGGAAGACGCGAAGAAGGAATATAAAAGAGTGCAGCTTGAAGCACTCCTCGAAGAAAAATAA